A DNA window from Cobetia marina contains the following coding sequences:
- a CDS encoding DMT family transporter, with protein MSQDREAMLYGLGAVGLWSTVATAFKLALAQMSPLELVWLAALVSWLLIGVLMWRQGRLREALASGWKGGWRTAAWAGLMNPVGYYLVLFGAYARLPGQEAMALNYTWALAMAFLAVPILAQRLTRIDVAAGLIAYAGVWTIATRGQVFDVAFADPLGVGLALGSTLLWALYWLLNARDARAPLVAQWQNFSVALPVLTLLVAIGPGFGNFIGEDANPQALMAGLYVGLCEMGIAFVLWQLAVHKVSRTAKVSNLIFLSPPVSLTLLHFIVGEPILTSTLAGLVLILAGLGLQQLQKAPETLSHTT; from the coding sequence ATGAGTCAGGACAGGGAGGCCATGCTCTATGGTCTGGGAGCGGTCGGGTTGTGGTCGACCGTGGCAACGGCCTTCAAGCTGGCGCTGGCGCAGATGTCTCCGCTGGAGCTGGTGTGGCTGGCAGCGCTGGTCTCCTGGCTGTTGATCGGCGTGCTGATGTGGCGTCAGGGTCGGCTGCGCGAGGCGCTCGCCAGCGGCTGGAAAGGCGGCTGGCGGACAGCGGCCTGGGCCGGACTGATGAACCCGGTCGGCTATTATCTGGTGCTGTTCGGCGCCTATGCACGTCTGCCGGGGCAGGAGGCCATGGCGCTCAACTATACCTGGGCACTGGCGATGGCCTTTCTTGCCGTGCCGATCCTCGCGCAGCGCCTGACGCGCATCGATGTCGCGGCAGGGCTGATCGCCTACGCCGGGGTGTGGACCATCGCCACCCGCGGGCAGGTGTTCGATGTCGCCTTCGCCGACCCCCTCGGCGTCGGACTGGCGCTGGGCTCGACCCTGCTGTGGGCCCTCTACTGGCTGCTGAACGCGCGGGATGCCCGCGCCCCGCTGGTCGCCCAGTGGCAGAACTTCAGCGTCGCCTTGCCGGTCCTGACCTTGCTGGTGGCCATCGGGCCGGGGTTTGGCAACTTCATCGGGGAAGACGCCAATCCTCAGGCGCTGATGGCCGGGCTCTATGTCGGCCTGTGCGAGATGGGCATCGCCTTCGTGCTCTGGCAGCTGGCGGTCCACAAGGTGTCGCGTACCGCCAAGGTCTCCAATCTGATCTTCCTGTCTCCCCCCGTGTCGTTGACGCTGCTGCACTTCATCGTCGGCGAGCCGATCCTGACCTCGACACTCGCGGGGCTGGTGCTGATTCTGGCAGGCCTGGGCCTGCAGCAGCTGCAGAAGGCGCCGGAGACACTGTCACACACGACATGA
- the ppk2 gene encoding polyphosphate kinase 2 encodes MSKSRKAAPGKSAPTATPAHAATGQLPSAPETPHMTLGPVSSDAYPYDKRLKRKVYEAEKRALQIELLKVQHWLRDSGERLAIVFEGRDAAGKGGTIKRFMEYLNPRFARIVALDKPNETEKGQWYFQRYVSRFPTSGEVVLFDRSWYNRAGVEAVMRFASPDEVERFLIQVPQQERLWVEDGLHLVKLYFSVSREEQSNRFAKRAADPLTRWKLSPMDAVAQEKWDDYTTAAEAMFARTHSRHAPWTLIRSDDKRRARIGALRHVLSQLDYPGKDTRLIGTPDPLIVVDAGRLILPTD; translated from the coding sequence ATGAGCAAGTCCCGCAAGGCAGCCCCCGGCAAGTCAGCCCCCACAGCGACACCCGCGCATGCGGCAACCGGGCAGCTCCCGTCGGCCCCCGAAACTCCCCACATGACGCTCGGGCCGGTCTCCAGCGACGCCTACCCTTACGACAAGCGGCTCAAGCGCAAGGTCTACGAGGCCGAGAAGCGGGCCCTGCAGATCGAGCTGCTCAAGGTCCAGCATTGGCTGCGTGACAGTGGCGAGCGGCTTGCCATCGTGTTCGAGGGGCGTGACGCCGCCGGCAAGGGCGGTACCATCAAGCGCTTCATGGAATACCTCAACCCGCGTTTCGCGCGCATCGTGGCACTGGACAAGCCCAACGAGACGGAGAAGGGACAGTGGTACTTCCAGCGCTACGTCTCGCGCTTTCCCACCAGTGGTGAAGTCGTGCTGTTCGATCGCAGCTGGTACAACCGTGCAGGAGTCGAGGCGGTGATGCGCTTCGCCAGCCCTGACGAGGTCGAGCGTTTTCTCATCCAGGTGCCACAGCAGGAGCGCCTGTGGGTCGAGGATGGCCTGCATCTGGTCAAGCTCTATTTCTCGGTCTCCCGGGAAGAGCAGTCCAATCGTTTCGCCAAGCGCGCCGCCGACCCACTGACGCGCTGGAAACTGTCACCGATGGACGCCGTGGCCCAGGAGAAGTGGGACGACTACACCACCGCGGCCGAGGCGATGTTCGCGCGTACCCACAGTCGCCACGCGCCCTGGACGCTGATTCGCTCCGATGACAAGCGTCGTGCTCGCATCGGCGCACTGCGCCATGTGCTCAGCCAGCTCGACTACCCCGGCAAGGACACACGGCTGATCGGCACGCCGGACCCATTGATCGTGGTGGATGCCGGCCGTCTGATCCTGCCCACGGACTAG
- a CDS encoding arylesterase: MQRWLVNRRETQRLSRVAEPRAARKTAGLTRLRNALASSALTLVAVLAPQVALAEAPAPWLVVGDSLSAGYGIDSSRGWVALLDERLEDTLGNDAPEVINASISGDTTEGGLNRLPALLDRHDPSLVMIELGGNDGLRGLPPARMQSNLASMIDAVEDAGAQPVLLGIEIPPNYGPAYTDAFRQVYRALADEYSVPLVPFILEGIATAPAGQKLMQQDRIHPTAKAQPRLLDNIWPTLKPLALPATQ, translated from the coding sequence ATGCAGAGATGGCTGGTGAATCGCCGTGAAACGCAACGTCTGTCCCGAGTCGCCGAACCGCGCGCCGCGCGCAAGACTGCCGGACTCACGCGGCTGCGCAATGCGCTTGCCAGTTCGGCACTGACCCTCGTGGCCGTGCTGGCGCCTCAGGTGGCGCTGGCAGAGGCGCCGGCTCCCTGGCTGGTGGTCGGCGACTCCCTCTCGGCCGGCTACGGCATCGACAGCAGCCGGGGTTGGGTCGCGTTGCTCGACGAGCGCCTCGAGGACACCCTGGGCAACGATGCGCCGGAGGTCATCAATGCCAGCATCAGCGGCGATACCACCGAAGGCGGCCTGAATCGCCTGCCGGCACTGCTCGACCGACACGACCCTTCGCTGGTAATGATCGAACTGGGCGGCAACGATGGCCTGCGCGGCCTTCCACCTGCGCGCATGCAATCCAATCTGGCCAGCATGATCGATGCCGTGGAAGATGCCGGCGCCCAGCCCGTGCTGCTGGGGATCGAGATCCCGCCCAACTATGGCCCGGCCTATACCGACGCCTTCCGCCAAGTCTATCGGGCGCTGGCCGACGAATACTCCGTGCCGTTGGTGCCCTTCATTCTCGAGGGCATCGCCACGGCACCGGCCGGCCAGAAACTGATGCAACAGGACCGTATCCACCCGACGGCCAAGGCCCAGCCGAGGTTGCTGGACAACATCTGGCCGACGCTCAAGCCGCTCGCGCTACCTGCCACACAGTGA
- a CDS encoding ABC transporter ATP-binding protein yields MSHNASINDAPFASDHASVAAPSAANPQAPTAVLNVTGLTQRVASGDGQLTILEDLELAVAAGESVAIIGASGSGKSTLLGLLAGLDSPTQGDIRLFGTSLAGLDEDGRAALRAGQVGFVFQNFQLLPTLTALENVLMPLELAPRGDIEAKARDWLARVGLGERLDHLPRHLSGGEQQRVAIARAFVAGPGLVFADEPTGNLDTATGDRIAELLFTLNRERGTTLILVTHDLTLARRCDRCLTLEAGKLVEWQDDASAPAVATPQGGQHD; encoded by the coding sequence ATGTCACATAACGCCTCCATTAACGACGCCCCCTTTGCGTCGGATCATGCGTCAGTCGCGGCACCGTCAGCAGCGAATCCGCAGGCGCCGACGGCAGTCCTCAATGTCACGGGTCTGACCCAGCGTGTCGCCAGCGGTGACGGCCAGTTGACCATTCTTGAAGATCTAGAGCTTGCCGTGGCAGCCGGCGAGAGCGTGGCGATCATCGGGGCCAGCGGTTCCGGAAAATCCACGCTGCTGGGGTTGCTGGCGGGGCTGGACAGTCCGACCCAGGGCGATATTCGCCTGTTCGGCACCTCGCTTGCCGGATTGGATGAAGACGGGCGTGCGGCGCTGCGCGCGGGGCAGGTGGGCTTCGTGTTCCAGAATTTCCAGCTGCTGCCGACCCTGACGGCGTTGGAGAACGTGCTGATGCCGCTGGAGCTGGCGCCCCGGGGCGATATCGAGGCCAAGGCACGTGACTGGCTGGCGCGGGTCGGGCTGGGAGAGCGTCTTGATCACCTGCCGCGTCATCTGTCTGGCGGCGAGCAGCAGCGGGTGGCGATCGCCCGCGCTTTCGTGGCGGGACCGGGGCTGGTGTTCGCCGATGAGCCCACCGGCAATCTGGATACCGCTACCGGTGATCGCATCGCGGAGCTGCTGTTCACGCTCAACCGTGAGCGCGGCACCACGCTGATTCTGGTCACCCATGATCTGACCCTGGCCAGGCGCTGTGATCGCTGTCTGACGCTGGAAGCCGGCAAGCTGGTCGAATGGCAGGACGATGCCTCGGCACCTGCGGTAGCCACACCGCAAGGAGGGCAGCATGACTGA
- a CDS encoding ABC transporter permease — protein MRLPLALRGLLRDLRASDVRALFLALMLAVAATTMIGFFLDRLDRGLTRQAGQLLGGDLVLESSNPLDPRFRQAFEEAGLEMSPQLGMVSMASHGDSFVLSSLKAVSPGYPLMGQVELASDTPETRIAGADGKPADDGSADGERAATRPAIPPPGEAWLVPRLATALGVSPGDTLTVGRKTLTLTGLITREPDQQGGFSEFSPRLMFNMADLEATGLIQPGSRMEYRLLAAGDPAAVQQARDAIAPLLASADNAEVRLKDVREDRPRLGRSLERADKYLSLAGLVAVLLAGVAVAMSTRRYVERHLDSAALWRCFGASQRQLSRLFAAQLGWLALLASTLGAVLGLLGQMGLVALLERFLPLELPAPGPLPLALGILTALAVLAGFAGPMLLRLRQVSALKVLRRELAPLPASAWVVVAMASLVFGALMWLYSGDLMLAAGLLVGGIIGLGLLLVVGQLLLSLMVKVVARTRGQGGWSRPVRLAGGLLARRRGASLGQLVAFAVTFAAVALIALVRGDLISRWQAQIPANAPNHFAINIQPGQQQAFGEELSAIVEAQGAESPQDGLSELYPMVRGRITALKGESLLGRSQQRALENAATRERQPDTEQAAGGMQEGTGEAEASRGVPQRELNLTWHRDLPDHNRVTAGDWAPLEDFADAEPSRRQAIAEAQGVPVSMEEDLAQRMGLSIGDSLSFTIGSETLKAQVVNLRHVDWDSFMPNFYVIFPPGALESFAHSYMTAFHLEEEGALAPLVRDYPSVSLINIDAILTRVQELIAQVSRAVELILGLVLLAGASVLYAALVASRPAREHEGALYKVFGAGQSLLARLQAAEFVLLGALSGLLGAMLAEGAAVGLYSGWLGLPVVLHPWLWLGLPLIGAVLVGGLGFWLSREVRRQPPMAGLRALQ, from the coding sequence ATGCGTCTGCCGCTTGCGTTGCGTGGCCTGCTGCGGGACCTGCGTGCCAGTGATGTGCGGGCGCTGTTTCTGGCGTTGATGCTGGCGGTGGCCGCGACCACCATGATCGGCTTCTTTCTGGATCGTCTGGATCGTGGCCTCACGCGCCAGGCGGGACAGCTGCTGGGGGGAGATCTGGTGCTGGAGTCCAGCAATCCACTGGACCCGCGTTTCCGGCAGGCCTTCGAGGAGGCCGGGCTCGAGATGTCGCCGCAGCTGGGCATGGTCTCGATGGCCTCGCATGGCGACAGCTTCGTGCTCTCGAGCCTCAAGGCAGTCTCGCCGGGGTATCCGCTGATGGGGCAGGTCGAGCTTGCCTCCGATACGCCCGAGACCCGAATCGCGGGGGCGGACGGCAAGCCTGCCGACGACGGGTCGGCTGATGGGGAGAGAGCCGCCACGCGCCCCGCCATCCCGCCACCCGGGGAGGCCTGGCTGGTGCCACGCCTGGCCACGGCGCTGGGAGTGTCGCCGGGGGATACCCTCACCGTGGGACGCAAGACCCTGACCCTGACCGGCCTGATCACTCGTGAGCCGGACCAGCAGGGCGGTTTCTCCGAATTCAGCCCGCGCCTGATGTTCAACATGGCGGATCTCGAGGCGACCGGTCTGATCCAGCCCGGTTCACGCATGGAATATCGCCTGCTGGCCGCTGGCGATCCGGCGGCGGTGCAGCAGGCGCGCGATGCCATCGCGCCGCTGCTGGCGAGTGCCGACAATGCCGAGGTGCGCCTCAAGGACGTGCGTGAGGATCGCCCGCGACTGGGGCGCTCATTGGAGCGTGCCGACAAGTATCTGAGTCTGGCCGGGCTGGTGGCGGTGCTGCTGGCCGGGGTCGCGGTGGCGATGTCGACGCGCCGCTATGTGGAACGCCATCTGGACAGTGCCGCGCTATGGCGCTGCTTCGGGGCTTCCCAGCGTCAGCTGTCACGGTTGTTTGCCGCTCAGCTTGGCTGGCTGGCGCTGCTGGCCAGCACCCTGGGGGCCGTATTGGGGCTGCTGGGGCAGATGGGGCTGGTGGCACTGCTGGAGCGCTTCCTGCCGCTGGAGCTGCCGGCGCCGGGCCCCTTGCCGCTGGCATTGGGGATTCTGACGGCACTGGCGGTGCTGGCCGGCTTCGCCGGTCCGATGCTGCTGCGCCTGCGTCAGGTCAGTGCGCTCAAGGTGCTGCGGCGTGAACTGGCCCCGCTGCCGGCCTCGGCGTGGGTGGTGGTGGCGATGGCCAGTCTGGTGTTCGGCGCCTTGATGTGGCTCTACTCGGGCGATCTCATGCTGGCGGCCGGGTTGCTGGTCGGCGGCATCATCGGGCTGGGTCTGTTGCTGGTGGTGGGGCAGCTGCTGCTGTCACTGATGGTCAAGGTGGTGGCGCGTACGCGGGGACAGGGTGGCTGGAGTCGGCCGGTCCGTCTGGCGGGCGGGTTGCTGGCGCGGCGTCGCGGCGCCAGTCTCGGTCAGCTGGTGGCCTTCGCCGTCACCTTCGCGGCCGTGGCACTGATCGCGCTGGTGCGTGGTGATCTGATCAGCCGCTGGCAGGCGCAGATTCCGGCCAATGCCCCCAACCACTTCGCCATCAACATCCAGCCGGGCCAGCAGCAGGCCTTCGGCGAGGAGCTGTCGGCCATCGTGGAGGCGCAAGGGGCTGAGTCGCCCCAAGACGGCCTGAGTGAGCTCTATCCGATGGTGCGAGGGCGCATCACCGCCCTGAAAGGCGAATCCTTGCTGGGTCGCTCACAGCAGCGGGCGCTGGAAAATGCCGCTACCCGTGAACGTCAGCCGGACACGGAACAGGCGGCCGGTGGCATGCAGGAAGGCACCGGGGAGGCTGAAGCCTCACGCGGCGTGCCCCAGCGAGAGCTCAATCTCACCTGGCATCGTGATCTGCCTGATCACAACCGCGTGACGGCAGGTGACTGGGCGCCGCTCGAGGACTTCGCGGATGCCGAACCCTCGCGCCGTCAGGCCATCGCCGAGGCGCAGGGGGTGCCGGTCTCGATGGAGGAAGACCTGGCGCAGCGCATGGGACTGTCCATCGGCGATAGCCTGTCGTTCACCATCGGCAGCGAGACCCTCAAGGCGCAGGTGGTCAATCTGCGCCATGTGGACTGGGACAGCTTCATGCCCAACTTCTATGTGATCTTCCCGCCCGGGGCGCTCGAGAGCTTCGCCCACAGCTACATGACGGCGTTTCATCTCGAGGAGGAGGGAGCGCTGGCACCGCTGGTGCGCGATTACCCCAGCGTGTCCCTGATCAACATCGACGCGATTCTCACGCGGGTGCAGGAGCTGATCGCCCAGGTCTCGCGGGCCGTCGAGCTGATTCTCGGTCTGGTACTGCTGGCCGGTGCCAGCGTGCTCTACGCGGCCCTGGTGGCCAGCCGCCCCGCACGAGAACACGAAGGCGCGCTCTACAAGGTATTCGGTGCCGGGCAGAGCCTGCTGGCCCGTCTGCAGGCTGCCGAGTTCGTGCTGCTGGGGGCATTGAGCGGTCTGCTGGGTGCGATGCTGGCGGAAGGCGCGGCGGTCGGGCTCTATTCCGGCTGGCTGGGCCTGCCGGTGGTGCTGCATCCGTGGCTGTGGCTCGGCCTGCCGCTGATCGGCGCTGTGCTGGTCGGCGGGCTGGGCTTCTGGCTGTCGCGGGAAGTGCGCCGCCAGCCGCCCATGGCAGGGCTGCGCGCCCTGCAGTGA
- the glyA gene encoding serine hydroxymethyltransferase gives MFTRDMQIAGFDDALLSAMDDEVVRQEAHIELIASENYASPRVMQAQGSQLTNKYAEGYPGKRYYGGCEFVDKVEQLAIDRACELFGATYANVQPHAGSQANSAVFQALVSPGDTILGMSLDAGGHLTHGARPNFSGKHYNAVQYGLGENGLIDYAEVARLAREHKPKMIIAGFSAYSQIIDWAEFRKIADEVGAYLLVDMAHVAGLVAAGVYPSPLPHAHVVTTTTHKTLRGPRGGLILSAEGNADIEKKLNSAVFPGGQGGPLMHVIAAKAICFKEAMDPSFKTYQQQVVKNAQAMASVFLERGFEVVSGGTEDHLFLLSLVKQGLTGKDADAALGRAHITVNKNAVPGDPQSPFVTSGLRIGTPAVTTRGFKEQECLDLAGWICDILEAMVAGDSAAAEAEVQAKVSEVCARLPVYA, from the coding sequence ATGTTCACCCGTGACATGCAGATTGCCGGTTTTGATGATGCGCTCCTGAGCGCCATGGACGACGAAGTCGTTCGCCAGGAAGCTCACATCGAGCTGATCGCCTCCGAGAACTACGCCAGCCCCCGTGTCATGCAGGCGCAAGGCTCCCAGCTGACCAACAAGTACGCGGAAGGCTACCCGGGCAAGCGTTACTACGGCGGTTGCGAGTTCGTCGACAAGGTCGAGCAGCTGGCCATCGATCGCGCCTGCGAACTGTTCGGTGCCACCTACGCCAACGTTCAGCCGCACGCCGGTTCCCAGGCCAACAGTGCCGTCTTCCAGGCGCTGGTCTCGCCGGGCGACACCATTCTGGGCATGAGCCTGGACGCGGGTGGTCACCTGACTCACGGTGCACGTCCGAACTTCTCCGGCAAGCACTACAACGCCGTGCAGTACGGTCTGGGCGAGAACGGCCTGATCGACTACGCCGAAGTCGCGCGTCTGGCGCGTGAGCACAAGCCGAAGATGATCATCGCCGGCTTCTCCGCCTACTCCCAGATCATCGACTGGGCCGAGTTCCGCAAGATCGCCGACGAAGTCGGTGCCTACCTGCTGGTCGACATGGCCCACGTGGCCGGTCTGGTCGCCGCCGGTGTCTACCCGAGCCCGCTGCCCCACGCCCACGTCGTCACCACCACCACGCACAAGACCCTGCGCGGTCCGCGTGGCGGCCTGATCCTGTCTGCCGAAGGCAATGCCGACATCGAGAAGAAGCTGAACTCCGCCGTCTTCCCGGGTGGCCAGGGTGGTCCGCTGATGCACGTCATCGCGGCCAAGGCGATCTGCTTCAAGGAAGCGATGGATCCGTCCTTCAAGACCTACCAGCAGCAGGTCGTCAAGAACGCCCAGGCCATGGCGTCCGTGTTCCTGGAGCGTGGCTTCGAAGTCGTCTCCGGCGGCACCGAGGATCACCTGTTCCTGCTGTCACTGGTCAAGCAGGGCCTGACCGGCAAGGACGCTGATGCGGCACTGGGCCGTGCCCACATCACCGTCAACAAGAATGCCGTGCCGGGTGACCCGCAGTCGCCGTTCGTCACCTCCGGTCTGCGTATCGGCACCCCGGCCGTCACCACGCGCGGCTTCAAGGAGCAGGAGTGTCTGGATCTGGCGGGCTGGATCTGCGACATCCTCGAGGCGATGGTCGCTGGCGATTCCGCCGCTGCCGAAGCCGAGGTACAGGCCAAGGTCTCCGAGGTCTGTGCACGTCTGCCGGTCTACGCCTGA
- a CDS encoding DUF6506 family protein, giving the protein MAVKTHDVMHHAFLILVEHSGNTSLSSQGSGEMRLSVATLGSLKAAERLVSELIAQGVSQIELSASFGAAGEAAVRTVVADSGAERTVMIGRVRFAT; this is encoded by the coding sequence ATGGCCGTGAAGACGCACGACGTTATGCACCATGCCTTCCTGATTCTGGTCGAGCACAGTGGCAATACCTCGCTGAGCAGCCAGGGGAGCGGGGAGATGCGACTCTCCGTCGCGACACTGGGCTCGCTCAAGGCGGCCGAGCGACTGGTCAGTGAGCTTATCGCCCAGGGGGTCAGTCAGATCGAGCTCTCGGCAAGCTTCGGCGCGGCAGGCGAGGCCGCGGTGAGAACGGTGGTGGCCGACAGCGGCGCCGAGCGAACGGTGATGATCGGTCGTGTCCGGTTCGCGACGTGA
- a CDS encoding FadR/GntR family transcriptional regulator, translating into MPTPPRSAAGGHPRASTSSPTSASASESSTTARVDVAEWLAQAIFENRYPPGSLIPRELDLCDQHAQSRATVRTAIQSLVNAGILTRTTGQGTRVNPLSEWHLLDPRVTGWMTRYAMPHPQLARDIYAFRISIEPFVAALAATEATAQDLSAIEQAYDGMAAAVHGGSAMEEFDRADIAFHDAIFAATHNVIWAQLGHVLKPSISLLVATSNHNASELGDSLGRHRAVMEAIRLRQPEAAHAATLHVLDRTGRDLGLAMPEVADGPHGVGRAQEPLELLRRFGQLPSLSAPLSRE; encoded by the coding sequence ATGCCCACGCCACCCAGGAGTGCTGCAGGCGGCCACCCGCGTGCCAGCACGTCATCCCCAACGTCAGCGTCCGCCAGTGAATCGTCGACCACCGCCCGTGTCGATGTGGCGGAATGGCTGGCGCAGGCCATCTTCGAGAATCGTTATCCGCCGGGCAGTCTGATCCCTCGTGAGCTGGATCTCTGCGATCAGCACGCCCAGAGCCGCGCCACCGTACGCACCGCGATCCAGAGTCTGGTCAATGCCGGCATCCTGACCCGCACCACCGGGCAGGGCACGCGCGTTAATCCGCTCAGCGAGTGGCATCTGCTCGACCCACGCGTCACCGGCTGGATGACACGCTATGCGATGCCGCATCCGCAGCTGGCACGGGATATCTACGCCTTCCGCATTTCCATCGAACCCTTCGTTGCCGCACTGGCGGCCACCGAGGCCACCGCCCAGGACCTGTCCGCCATCGAGCAGGCCTACGACGGCATGGCGGCGGCGGTGCATGGCGGCAGCGCCATGGAGGAGTTCGATCGCGCCGATATCGCCTTCCATGACGCCATCTTCGCCGCGACCCACAACGTCATCTGGGCGCAGCTCGGCCATGTGCTCAAGCCCTCGATCAGCCTGCTGGTGGCGACTTCCAATCACAATGCCTCGGAGCTGGGCGACAGTCTCGGTCGCCATCGTGCGGTGATGGAGGCGATTCGTCTGCGCCAGCCGGAGGCGGCCCATGCCGCGACCCTGCATGTGCTGGATCGCACCGGGCGCGATCTCGGGCTCGCCATGCCCGAGGTGGCCGATGGGCCGCACGGTGTCGGGCGCGCCCAGGAGCCGCTGGAGCTGCTACGTCGTTTCGGTCAGCTGCCCAGTCTCTCCGCCCCTCTGTCAAGAGAGTGA
- a CDS encoding TRAP transporter substrate-binding protein, with translation MPHSTTSQRPSLASGRFALKALALSTALAASAMAAPSWAAEYEWTFQTSETAGEPQFEVKKAWAENIKTMSDGRIAIEILPVNAVVQANQTLDAVSSGILQGHLTDPSYFSGQNPAFGMLGNLVGAWGDPLEYLEYMQHGGGEALYNELVEPYGVHLIGAGATGLESFVSKKPVRTVDDLKGLKVRAPEGMVYNIFQKAGAAPVNLPGSEVYTGLEKGVIDAADYTVFATNDDQGLHSFAKYPSYPGFHSLPMVAVSMNKDIWDGLPADLKAIMETATDSMAYDMVFTLKARDLKAVSAARANPDIEVIDMAPEERAKFRRIAQQEWKVWAEKNELTGKVYESVVTFLTDRNLM, from the coding sequence ATGCCGCATTCCACCACGTCCCAACGTCCGTCCCTCGCCTCCGGGCGTTTCGCGCTCAAGGCGCTTGCCCTTTCCACGGCGCTGGCCGCCAGTGCGATGGCCGCGCCCAGCTGGGCGGCCGAGTACGAATGGACCTTCCAGACCTCGGAAACGGCCGGTGAGCCGCAGTTCGAGGTCAAGAAGGCCTGGGCCGAGAACATCAAGACCATGTCGGATGGGCGCATCGCCATCGAGATCCTGCCGGTCAATGCCGTGGTACAGGCCAACCAGACGCTGGACGCCGTCAGCTCCGGCATCCTGCAGGGCCACCTGACGGACCCGTCCTACTTCTCGGGCCAGAATCCGGCCTTCGGCATGCTAGGCAACCTGGTGGGTGCCTGGGGGGATCCGCTGGAATATCTCGAGTACATGCAGCACGGCGGTGGTGAGGCGCTCTACAACGAGCTGGTCGAGCCCTACGGCGTGCATCTGATCGGCGCAGGCGCCACCGGGCTTGAGTCCTTCGTCTCCAAGAAGCCGGTGCGTACCGTCGATGACCTCAAGGGCCTCAAGGTGCGTGCGCCGGAAGGCATGGTCTACAACATCTTCCAGAAGGCCGGTGCAGCCCCCGTCAACCTGCCGGGCTCCGAGGTCTACACCGGTCTCGAGAAGGGCGTGATCGACGCGGCGGATTACACCGTGTTCGCCACCAATGATGACCAGGGCCTGCACAGCTTCGCCAAGTACCCGTCCTATCCGGGCTTCCACTCGCTGCCGATGGTGGCGGTGTCGATGAACAAGGACATCTGGGACGGCCTGCCGGCGGATCTCAAGGCGATCATGGAGACCGCGACTGACTCGATGGCCTACGACATGGTCTTCACCCTCAAGGCGCGTGACCTCAAGGCGGTGAGCGCGGCGCGAGCCAATCCGGATATCGAGGTGATCGACATGGCGCCGGAAGAACGCGCCAAGTTCCGTCGCATCGCCCAGCAGGAGTGGAAGGTATGGGCCGAGAAGAACGAGCTGACCGGCAAGGTCTACGAGTCCGTGGTCACCTTCCTCACCGACCGCAACCTGATGTAA
- a CDS encoding TRAP transporter small permease subunit — translation MAEHDVASPGLPEASDDHDPNLGTRTPLDRLVGKGTRAAAWLVLLAMAISVFEVVMRYGLDSPTSWVHETVIFLVATSFALGGPAALANNRHIRVRVLYDLVGTRFRYVLDCFNDVMTLVFCMAMSYAGWVMFWRASHSPLGEWQLERSGTSWNPPFPALTKGVILFALAVMTLQALWHLYQTFFSPRPPEGGSDAAAHTAQETRTTSDKEQR, via the coding sequence ATGGCAGAACATGATGTGGCGTCGCCGGGCCTGCCGGAGGCGTCGGATGACCACGACCCGAATCTGGGCACGCGCACGCCGCTGGACCGACTGGTCGGCAAGGGCACGCGCGCCGCGGCGTGGCTGGTATTGCTGGCGATGGCGATCAGCGTGTTCGAGGTGGTGATGCGCTATGGCCTCGACTCGCCGACCTCCTGGGTCCACGAGACGGTGATCTTCCTGGTCGCGACCAGCTTCGCGCTGGGCGGGCCGGCGGCGCTGGCCAACAACCGCCACATTCGCGTGCGTGTGCTCTACGACCTGGTCGGCACGCGCTTTCGCTACGTGCTGGACTGCTTCAATGACGTGATGACGCTCGTGTTCTGCATGGCGATGAGTTACGCAGGCTGGGTGATGTTCTGGCGCGCCTCGCACAGCCCGCTGGGCGAATGGCAGCTGGAGCGCTCCGGTACCTCGTGGAACCCGCCGTTTCCAGCGCTGACCAAGGGCGTGATCCTGTTCGCGCTGGCGGTGATGACCCTGCAGGCGCTGTGGCATCTCTACCAGACCTTCTTCTCTCCCCGTCCGCCCGAAGGGGGAAGTGACGCCGCTGCCCACACGGCACAAGAGACGCGTACCACGTCAGACAAGGAGCAGCGCTGA